One window from the genome of Jiangella alba encodes:
- a CDS encoding ABC transporter permease — protein sequence MSRGLGTGRLFRRQFLADRAAALVVVVVVFVLALVAAALPRLAEQVFTDDLRSEMAGTRPALRDVTSVVAAPPPMGEDGDLWGPLDQSIAAVRDGAPEAVRAATGPGRFVVTAPIWRAEVRAFDSVTNLLPTADPYWAETVRVVEGEAPAPVTGPVTPGEPLVVDVMLSRASAEEIGWTVGSVTQAFQPVNMQEMTYRLSGVYEPLDAGAPAWAHHRAAQTPEVFDDWDRGRALTVAAYVDPQSWAALVPKLGSPMETRLWYPVDVSSARADFTVPLRDALSRFIAAAPPVDAGTNVYGLPFAPILTTGSVDVLDRVAARHDSSQAVVAIVAAGPLGVALAVLALAARLMVERRRSALALIGARGASPLQLRLLMVTEGLLLGLPAAALAAALAGALVDGVGGSAGLALPLVVGLAPAVLLPLAARPKGLRAVRRDLGLVRPSRARKLVEGLAVGAAAAAAFALNARGLDAGAGIDPLTAATPLLLALAVSVLVMRLYPRPMATLGRVLGGRRGTVAYLGAARAVRDPVAGFVPMLALVVGMSIAAFSIVVWSTTERGIEQTAWQDVGADARVTGAPLTEDELAAVAGVPGVDAVVPVVTTGPTLFKVGAIDNRVPLYVVDVAALNALRASGQGLDPLPSGLTEPGPDGAIPLLVADGVVDEGAAGILTLSERLDAVVARTSDAIPGLTTGSQWMLADRGVLEEAGVAIIPPRVTLVDLGSGGSASAVAAEMGDRTVITPASAVADLRGPVTDGTARAIVGAIALTGLLCAAAVVLTMVVGAPSRGRLLSQLRTLGLSSRQGEGLVVWEAAPVAAVSLVTGLVLGVALPWAVLSGVDLRSLTGGGEQPAVHLPLGLLGVVTLGFVLVVGVAVVVSVLTGRRLAPAGILRIGDET from the coding sequence ATGAGCCGGGGTCTGGGGACCGGGCGGCTGTTCCGCCGGCAGTTCCTCGCCGATCGCGCGGCGGCGCTGGTCGTCGTCGTGGTGGTGTTCGTGCTGGCGCTGGTCGCGGCCGCGCTGCCGCGGCTGGCCGAGCAGGTGTTCACCGACGACCTTCGCTCGGAGATGGCCGGAACACGGCCGGCGCTGCGCGATGTGACGTCGGTGGTCGCCGCGCCGCCGCCCATGGGCGAGGACGGTGACCTCTGGGGGCCGCTCGACCAATCGATCGCCGCCGTCCGCGACGGCGCCCCTGAGGCCGTTCGTGCCGCGACCGGACCCGGCCGCTTCGTCGTGACCGCGCCGATCTGGCGGGCTGAGGTGCGCGCGTTCGACAGCGTCACCAACCTGTTGCCGACCGCCGACCCGTACTGGGCCGAGACCGTCCGCGTGGTCGAGGGCGAGGCGCCGGCGCCGGTCACCGGACCGGTCACGCCGGGTGAGCCGCTCGTCGTCGACGTCATGCTGTCACGGGCGTCGGCCGAGGAGATCGGCTGGACGGTCGGCAGCGTCACGCAGGCGTTCCAGCCGGTCAACATGCAGGAGATGACCTATCGGCTGTCCGGCGTGTACGAGCCGCTGGACGCCGGCGCGCCCGCGTGGGCGCACCACCGCGCCGCGCAGACGCCGGAGGTCTTCGACGACTGGGACCGCGGCCGGGCGCTGACCGTCGCCGCGTATGTCGACCCGCAGTCGTGGGCGGCTCTTGTGCCCAAGCTCGGGTCCCCGATGGAGACGCGGCTCTGGTATCCGGTGGACGTCTCGTCCGCGCGGGCGGACTTCACCGTGCCGCTGCGCGACGCGCTGAGCCGCTTCATCGCCGCGGCACCGCCTGTCGATGCGGGGACGAACGTCTACGGCCTGCCGTTCGCGCCCATCCTCACCACCGGCTCGGTCGACGTCCTGGACCGGGTGGCCGCGCGGCACGACAGCTCCCAGGCGGTGGTGGCGATCGTCGCGGCCGGGCCGCTCGGGGTCGCGTTGGCGGTGCTGGCGCTGGCCGCCCGCCTGATGGTGGAGCGGCGCCGGTCCGCGCTCGCGCTGATCGGCGCGCGCGGGGCGTCGCCGCTGCAGCTGCGGCTGCTGATGGTCACCGAAGGGCTGCTGCTGGGGCTGCCAGCCGCCGCGTTGGCCGCCGCGCTCGCCGGCGCCCTCGTCGACGGCGTCGGCGGGTCTGCCGGGCTGGCGTTGCCGCTGGTCGTGGGCCTGGCGCCGGCCGTGCTGCTGCCGCTGGCGGCGCGCCCGAAGGGGCTGCGCGCCGTCCGCCGCGATCTCGGGCTGGTCCGGCCGTCGCGGGCCCGCAAGCTGGTCGAGGGGCTGGCCGTCGGCGCGGCTGCCGCGGCCGCCTTCGCGCTCAACGCCCGCGGGTTGGACGCCGGCGCCGGCATCGACCCGCTCACCGCCGCGACGCCGCTGCTGCTCGCGCTGGCGGTCAGTGTGCTGGTCATGCGGCTGTATCCGCGGCCGATGGCGACGCTGGGCCGGGTGCTCGGCGGCCGCCGCGGCACCGTCGCCTATCTGGGCGCCGCGCGGGCCGTCCGCGATCCGGTCGCCGGGTTCGTCCCGATGCTCGCGCTGGTCGTCGGCATGTCGATCGCCGCGTTCTCGATCGTCGTCTGGTCCACCACCGAGCGGGGCATCGAGCAGACCGCATGGCAGGACGTCGGCGCGGACGCTCGCGTGACCGGCGCGCCGCTCACCGAGGACGAGCTGGCCGCTGTCGCGGGCGTGCCGGGCGTCGACGCCGTCGTCCCCGTCGTGACCACCGGGCCGACGCTGTTCAAGGTCGGTGCCATCGACAACCGCGTCCCCCTCTACGTCGTCGATGTCGCCGCCCTCAACGCGCTGCGCGCTTCCGGGCAGGGGCTGGACCCGCTGCCGTCCGGGCTGACCGAGCCCGGGCCGGACGGCGCGATCCCGCTGCTGGTCGCCGACGGCGTCGTCGACGAGGGCGCCGCCGGCATTCTGACGCTGAGTGAGCGGCTGGACGCCGTCGTCGCCAGGACGTCCGATGCGATCCCCGGTCTGACGACGGGCAGCCAGTGGATGCTGGCCGATCGCGGTGTCCTCGAGGAGGCCGGCGTGGCGATCATCCCGCCGCGGGTCACCCTGGTCGACCTCGGCTCCGGCGGGTCCGCGTCCGCCGTCGCCGCCGAAATGGGGGACCGGACGGTGATCACGCCGGCGTCGGCGGTCGCGGACCTGCGCGGCCCGGTGACAGACGGCACCGCGCGGGCCATCGTCGGGGCCATCGCGCTCACCGGGCTGTTGTGCGCGGCCGCCGTCGTGCTCACCATGGTCGTGGGCGCGCCGTCGCGCGGGCGGTTGCTGTCACAGCTGCGCACGCTCGGGCTGTCCAGCCGGCAGGGCGAGGGCCTGGTCGTCTGGGAGGCCGCGCCGGTGGCGGCGGTGTCGCTGGTCACCGGGCTGGTGCTGGGCGTGGCGCTGCCATGGGCGGTGCTCTCGGGCGTCGACCTGCGCTCGCTCACCGGCGGCGGCGAGCAACCGGCGGTGCACCTGCCGCTCGGCCTGCTCGGCGTGGTGACGCTGGGCTTCGTGCTGGTGGTCGGCGTGGCGGTGGTGGTGTCGGTGCTGACGGGACGGCGGCTGGCGCCGGCGGGGATCCTACGGATAGGTGACGAGACGTGA
- a CDS encoding ABC transporter ATP-binding protein: MTELLAAERRDIVCEDLVRIYTAEGVEVQALQGLNLRVDAGEVVAVVGASGSGKSTLLNILSGLDTPTAGLAKVAGLDMLTMKGRERVRYQRHTVGFVWQQTSRNLLPYLTAAENVAVPAAIAGRRSRSARVELLLEAMGVAHCRDRRPAELSGGEQQRVAIAVALVNEPRVLLADEPTGELDEATSADVFEAIRHANTEFGVTVLVVTHDQAVAGHVGRTVQIRDGRTATEILRRTELDEHGQERHIAEEFAVLDRAGRLQLPDDFVGALRLEDRVRLALEPDHIGVWPDEKERRGEGVAGE, from the coding sequence GTGACGGAGCTGCTGGCGGCCGAGCGCCGCGACATCGTGTGCGAGGACCTCGTGCGCATCTACACCGCCGAGGGCGTCGAGGTGCAGGCCCTGCAGGGGCTCAACCTGCGCGTCGACGCGGGCGAGGTGGTCGCCGTCGTCGGAGCCTCCGGGTCGGGCAAGTCGACGCTGCTGAACATCCTGTCCGGGCTGGACACGCCGACGGCGGGCCTGGCCAAGGTCGCGGGGCTGGACATGCTGACGATGAAGGGGCGCGAGCGGGTCCGCTACCAGCGGCACACCGTCGGGTTCGTGTGGCAGCAGACGTCGCGCAACCTGCTGCCGTACCTCACCGCGGCCGAGAACGTCGCCGTCCCGGCCGCCATCGCCGGGCGCCGGTCCCGCTCGGCCCGGGTCGAGCTGCTGCTCGAGGCGATGGGCGTCGCGCACTGCCGCGACCGCCGTCCCGCCGAGCTGTCCGGCGGCGAGCAGCAGCGTGTCGCCATCGCCGTCGCGCTGGTCAACGAGCCGCGGGTGCTGCTGGCCGACGAGCCCACCGGCGAGCTGGACGAGGCCACGTCGGCCGACGTGTTCGAGGCGATCCGGCACGCGAACACCGAGTTCGGCGTGACGGTGCTGGTGGTGACGCACGACCAGGCCGTCGCCGGGCACGTCGGGCGGACGGTGCAGATCCGCGACGGCCGCACGGCCACAGAGATCCTGCGCCGTACCGAGCTGGACGAGCACGGCCAGGAACGGCACATCGCCGAGGAGTTCGCCGTGCTCGACCGCGCCGGCCGGCTGCAGCTGCCCGACGACTTCGTCGGCGCGCTGCGGCTGGAGGACCGCGTCCGGCTGGCGCTGGAACCGGACCACATCGGGGTGTGGCCGGACGAGAAGGAACGCCGTGGAGAAGGGGTCGCCGGTGAGTGA
- a CDS encoding ABC transporter ATP-binding protein, with protein MSENHAVRAVAVSRVFGSGAREVHAVNAVDLEAHPGELLVVKGPSGSGKTTLLNLLGALDRPTSGHVYLGDLEVSAMGEKELVPVRRHQIGYVFQSFGLIPILTAAENVEIPLRLQELDPVARAARVVELLALVGLDGHAEQRPYELSGGQQQRVGIARALAGDPDVLIADEPTAQLDTRTGASVMALIHDLVRRRGMTAVVATHDPALMEQADRTLELRDGRVVDAAAAA; from the coding sequence GTGAGTGAGAACCACGCCGTCCGCGCCGTCGCCGTCAGCCGGGTCTTCGGCAGCGGCGCCCGCGAGGTGCACGCCGTCAACGCCGTCGACCTCGAGGCGCACCCCGGCGAGCTGCTGGTCGTCAAGGGTCCGTCCGGGTCCGGGAAGACGACGCTGCTCAACCTGCTCGGCGCGCTGGACCGGCCCACCAGCGGCCACGTGTACCTCGGCGACCTCGAGGTGTCCGCGATGGGTGAGAAGGAGCTCGTCCCCGTCCGCCGGCACCAGATCGGCTACGTGTTCCAGTCGTTCGGGCTGATCCCGATCCTCACCGCCGCCGAGAACGTCGAGATCCCGCTGCGGCTGCAGGAGCTCGACCCGGTCGCGCGGGCGGCCCGGGTGGTGGAGCTGCTGGCGCTGGTCGGGCTGGACGGCCACGCCGAGCAGCGTCCGTACGAGCTGTCCGGCGGGCAGCAGCAGCGTGTCGGCATCGCGCGGGCGCTGGCGGGCGACCCGGACGTGCTGATCGCCGACGAGCCGACGGCGCAGCTGGACACCCGCACCGGCGCCTCGGTGATGGCGCTGATCCACGACCTCGTGCGGCGGCGCGGCATGACGGCCGTCGTCGCCACCCACGACCCCGCCCTGATGGAGCAGGCCGACCGCACCCTCGAGCTGCGCGACGGCCGGGTGGTGGACGCGGCGGCCGCGGCCTGA
- a CDS encoding PhzF family phenazine biosynthesis protein: MSSGPAATIVAACRRDGDGGSPTAVLDDAPLSDADRRRVPVQAGTSHAVFVAAGDPVRLRFFTSAGELPACGHGTLAALAFLAARDGGDLDLTLAAAGRTFAGRAVRTGALVTAEFDPGRVTLRDPGAAELHAVADALGAAPGTLTDGAVVASAGRPRLLVPLTTRAAVAALAPDLDRLRAACDHHGLLGCYVHSAPDDGGRVAARMFAPSIGVPEDVANANSTACLAAHLGRRVTADLGDALGAPSTVTAAVRPDGALRVGGTAAVVGTRRL; the protein is encoded by the coding sequence CTGTCTAGCGGGCCGGCCGCCACCATCGTCGCCGCCTGCCGGCGCGACGGCGACGGTGGCAGCCCGACGGCGGTGCTGGACGACGCGCCGCTGTCCGACGCCGACCGGCGCCGTGTCCCGGTGCAGGCCGGCACGTCGCACGCCGTCTTCGTCGCGGCGGGCGACCCGGTGCGGCTGCGCTTCTTCACCTCGGCCGGCGAGCTGCCGGCCTGTGGCCACGGCACGCTGGCCGCGCTCGCGTTCCTCGCCGCCCGCGACGGCGGCGACCTGGACCTCACGCTCGCCGCGGCGGGACGCACGTTCGCCGGCCGGGCGGTCCGGACCGGTGCGCTGGTCACTGCCGAGTTCGACCCCGGCCGCGTCACGTTGCGCGACCCCGGCGCAGCCGAACTCCACGCCGTCGCCGACGCTCTCGGCGCCGCGCCGGGGACGCTGACGGACGGCGCCGTCGTCGCGTCGGCCGGGCGGCCGCGGCTGCTGGTCCCGCTCACCACCCGCGCCGCCGTCGCCGCGCTCGCTCCGGACCTCGACCGGCTCCGGGCCGCCTGCGACCACCACGGGCTGCTGGGCTGCTACGTCCACTCGGCGCCTGATGACGGCGGCCGGGTCGCCGCCCGCATGTTCGCCCCGTCGATCGGCGTGCCCGAGGACGTCGCGAACGCCAACAGCACCGCCTGTCTCGCCGCCCACCTGGGCCGTCGGGTGACGGCCGACCTCGGCGACGCGCTGGGCGCGCCGTCCACCGTCACCGCGGCGGTGCGCCCGGACGGCGCCCTGCGGGTCGGCGGCACCGCCGCCGTGGTCGGGACGCGACGGCTCTGA
- a CDS encoding Ku protein, with protein sequence MPVQTVWKGSISFGLVSIPVRLVSATQEKDVSFRQVHAADGGRIRYKRVCEAGGHEVAYADIAKGYELPGGQLVVLTDEDFEDLPITSSRSVEVLGFVPFSQIDPTSLNRAYYAEPTGDTKPYALLRDSLERSGRVGVVKVALRNKERLAVLRSFEGTLIVQTMLWPDEIRKPEFDFLGEDIEVRKQEMAMAESYIDTLSGDFDPEEYHDDYREALLKVVEAKAEGAEVIAAPEAEPAEGKVVDLMEALRRSVEEAKQNRAAGKADAEEAPAPAKKTAKKAAAKRKSA encoded by the coding sequence ATGCCTGTGCAAACGGTCTGGAAGGGTTCGATCTCGTTCGGACTGGTGTCGATCCCGGTCCGGCTGGTGTCGGCGACGCAGGAGAAGGACGTCAGCTTCCGGCAGGTGCATGCCGCCGACGGCGGGCGCATCCGGTACAAGCGGGTCTGCGAGGCGGGCGGACACGAGGTCGCCTACGCCGACATCGCCAAGGGCTACGAACTGCCCGGCGGCCAGTTGGTGGTGCTCACCGACGAAGACTTCGAGGACCTCCCCATCACGTCGTCGCGGTCGGTCGAGGTGCTCGGGTTCGTGCCGTTCTCGCAGATCGACCCCACGTCGCTGAACCGCGCCTACTACGCCGAGCCCACCGGCGACACCAAGCCGTACGCGCTGCTGCGCGACTCCCTCGAGCGCTCCGGCCGTGTCGGCGTCGTCAAGGTGGCGCTGCGCAACAAGGAGCGGCTGGCGGTGCTGCGCTCGTTCGAGGGCACGCTGATCGTGCAGACCATGCTGTGGCCCGACGAGATCCGCAAGCCCGAGTTCGACTTCCTCGGCGAGGACATCGAGGTCCGCAAGCAGGAGATGGCGATGGCCGAGTCCTACATCGACACCCTCTCCGGCGACTTCGACCCCGAGGAATACCACGACGACTACCGCGAGGCGCTGCTGAAGGTGGTCGAGGCCAAGGCCGAGGGCGCCGAGGTCATCGCCGCGCCTGAGGCCGAGCCCGCCGAGGGCAAGGTCGTCGACCTCATGGAGGCGCTGCGCCGCAGCGTCGAGGAGGCCAAGCAGAACCGCGCGGCGGGCAAGGCCGACGCCGAGGAAGCGCCGGCCCCGGCGAAGAAGACGGCGAAGAAGGCGGCCGCCAAGCGCAAGTCCGCCTGA
- a CDS encoding NUDIX domain-containing protein, with amino-acid sequence MTLVHHRHDGDGWIDCACGQRHWGRYGAAGLMLVDDERGVLLQHRAHWSHHGGTWGVPGGARSSGETALEAALREAAEEAAVPPDAVRPSHAWIEDHGPWSYTTIVARASRPVDGRAADPESLDITWIPLDDVAALPLLPAFGAMWPRIRAAAPSDLVLVVDAANVVGSRPDGWWRDRVGATTRLRDELTLLAPVPATALELPAAQWWPRVTLVAEGRARGVASLDGVTVVDAPGSGDDAIAATVASAVATRPDDHVVAVTADRELRARVGAAGGRSIGPSTLFELTSRGR; translated from the coding sequence TTGACCCTCGTCCACCACCGGCACGACGGCGACGGCTGGATCGACTGCGCCTGCGGCCAACGGCACTGGGGCCGGTACGGCGCGGCCGGCCTGATGCTGGTCGACGACGAGCGCGGCGTGCTGCTGCAGCACCGCGCGCACTGGAGCCACCACGGCGGAACCTGGGGTGTGCCGGGCGGCGCGCGCTCGTCGGGCGAGACGGCGCTGGAGGCGGCGCTGCGCGAGGCCGCCGAGGAGGCCGCCGTGCCGCCCGACGCCGTCCGGCCCAGCCACGCCTGGATCGAGGACCACGGCCCCTGGTCCTACACGACCATCGTCGCCCGCGCGTCGCGGCCGGTGGACGGGCGGGCGGCCGACCCGGAGAGCCTCGACATCACCTGGATCCCGCTCGACGACGTCGCGGCGCTGCCGCTGCTGCCGGCGTTCGGTGCGATGTGGCCGCGCATCCGTGCGGCGGCGCCGTCAGACCTCGTGCTGGTGGTCGACGCGGCCAACGTGGTGGGCTCGCGGCCGGACGGCTGGTGGCGCGACCGCGTGGGCGCCACGACCCGGCTGCGCGACGAGCTGACCCTGCTGGCGCCGGTGCCCGCGACGGCGCTGGAGCTGCCGGCGGCCCAGTGGTGGCCGCGCGTCACGCTGGTCGCCGAGGGACGGGCCCGCGGCGTCGCCTCGCTCGACGGCGTCACGGTCGTCGACGCGCCCGGCAGCGGCGACGACGCCATCGCGGCCACCGTCGCCTCCGCCGTCGCCACGCGCCCCGACGACCACGTCGTCGCGGTGACGGCGGACCGCGAGCTGCGCGCCCGGGTCGGCGCGGCGGGCGGACGCAGCATCGGCCCGTCCACCCTGTTCGAGCTGACCTCCCGCGGCCGCTGA
- a CDS encoding DUF6328 family protein: MDEPRYTRNEDQAGRYDRHWNELLQELRIAQTGVQILFAFLLTIAFTSPFRDADDFTHDVFAVTIVLSAMSMALLIAPVSFHRIVFRQGLRDRMIPLASRMTAGGLALLMLAVCGGLLLALDVVLVRWLAITIDGAALLWFIVFWYVIPARVRARSSS, from the coding sequence GTGGACGAGCCACGGTACACCCGCAACGAGGACCAGGCCGGGCGCTACGACCGGCATTGGAACGAGCTGCTGCAGGAGCTGCGCATCGCGCAGACCGGCGTGCAGATCCTGTTCGCGTTCCTGCTGACCATCGCGTTCACCTCGCCGTTCCGCGACGCCGACGACTTCACCCACGACGTGTTCGCGGTGACGATCGTGCTGTCGGCGATGTCGATGGCGCTGCTGATCGCGCCGGTCTCGTTCCACCGCATCGTGTTCCGGCAGGGCCTGCGCGACCGGATGATCCCGCTGGCGTCGCGGATGACCGCGGGCGGGCTGGCGCTGCTCATGCTGGCCGTGTGCGGCGGGCTGCTGCTGGCGCTGGACGTCGTGCTGGTGCGCTGGCTGGCGATCACCATCGACGGCGCGGCGCTACTCTGGTTCATCGTGTTCTGGTACGTGATCCCGGCCCGCGTCCGCGCGCGGAGCTCGTCTTGA
- a CDS encoding SigE family RNA polymerase sigma factor produces MTGGRVDPQDDEEFRRFVTGRSLALLRTAYALCGDRHMAEDLVQGALAKLYRRWRKVDDPEAYVRRVIYNDQVTRWRRRLVLREDPVGDVPEGPAPDAADLVGDRLDVLRLLQRLAPRQRAVLVLRYYEDLPEREIAALLGCSTGTVRSQAHRALARLRALALEPTLDGA; encoded by the coding sequence ATGACTGGAGGCAGGGTGGATCCGCAGGACGACGAGGAGTTCCGGCGATTCGTCACCGGGCGGTCGCTGGCGCTACTGCGCACCGCGTACGCCCTGTGCGGCGACCGGCACATGGCCGAGGACCTCGTACAGGGCGCGCTGGCCAAGCTGTACCGGCGCTGGCGCAAGGTGGACGACCCCGAAGCGTACGTGCGCCGGGTCATCTACAACGACCAGGTCACCCGGTGGCGCCGGCGGCTGGTGCTGCGCGAGGACCCGGTCGGCGACGTGCCGGAGGGACCGGCGCCCGACGCCGCCGACCTCGTCGGCGACCGCCTGGACGTCCTGCGGCTGCTACAGCGCCTCGCACCGCGGCAGCGAGCCGTGCTGGTGCTGCGCTACTACGAGGACCTGCCCGAGCGGGAGATCGCCGCCCTGCTCGGCTGCTCGACCGGGACGGTGCGCAGCCAGGCGCACCGGGCCCTCGCCCGGCTGCGCGCCCTCGCCCTCGAACCGACCCTGGACGGAGCCTGA